In one Pseudomonas sp. Bout1 genomic region, the following are encoded:
- a CDS encoding DUF411 domain-containing protein: MRNNSLRRRRALRLAALVALFISSASHAAEPLTIDVHRDANCGCCKKWVQHLEASGFTVVDHVETNMSAIKRGLGISPELSSCHTATINGKFVEGHVPAEQIIAMSKRDDLLGIAVPGMPAGSPGMEVDGKHDAYNVIGLSKAGTDHVVAEYPEN; encoded by the coding sequence ATGCGAAATAATTCTCTTCGTCGCAGACGGGCACTTCGTCTCGCTGCTCTCGTGGCTCTGTTCATCAGTTCAGCCAGTCACGCAGCAGAGCCATTGACGATCGATGTACATCGCGACGCTAATTGCGGATGCTGCAAGAAATGGGTCCAGCACCTTGAAGCCAGCGGCTTTACCGTCGTTGATCACGTGGAAACCAACATGAGCGCGATCAAGCGCGGTCTCGGGATTTCTCCTGAGCTCTCGTCCTGTCACACAGCAACCATCAACGGAAAGTTTGTTGAAGGTCACGTGCCCGCCGAGCAAATCATTGCGATGAGCAAACGTGATGACCTGCTCGGGATTGCCGTTCCAGGCATGCCGGCCGGCTCCCCAGGAATGGAAGTGGACGGGAAACATGACGCGTATAACGTAATCGGCTTGTCAAAGGCAGGCACAGACCACGTCGTTGCTGAATACCCCGAAAACTGA
- a CDS encoding copper resistance system multicopper oxidase, whose protein sequence is MHSKTSRRTFVKGLAAGGILGGLGLWRTPVWAVTSPGLPSVLTGNEFDLFIGETPVNITGSPRTAMTINGSLPGPLLRWREGETVTLRVKNRLDQDTSIHWHGIILPANMDGVPGLSFHGIAPDGMYEYKFKVHQNGTYWYHSHSGLQEQAGVYGPIVIDSKEPEPFQYNRDYVVMLTDWTDEDPGRVMAKLKKQSDYYNHHKRTVGDFIDDVSKQGWSAAVADRKMWAEMKMNPTDLADVSEDTYTYLMNGQAPNGNWTGIFKPGEKLRLRFINGSAMSYFDVRIPGLKMTVVAADGQYVQPVSVDEFRIAVAETYDVIVEPATEEAYTIFAQSMDRTGYARGTLAVREGLKAPVPAIDPRPLLTMDDMGMGGMAGMDHGSMAGMGGGDMKQGDMSGMAGMDHSKMQGMDQGDMTGMTGMGSGDMTNMAGMDHSKMAGMDKGDMSNMAGMDHSKMAGMDKGDMSDMAGMDHSQMAGMGGMGGEMQSHPASETNNPLVDMQAMNPTPKLNDPGIGLRNNGRRVLTYSDLKSTFQDPDGREPNRTIELHLTGHMEKFSWSFNGIKFSDAEPLRLKYGERLRITLVNDTMMTHPIHLHGMWSDLEDENGKFMVRKHTIDMPPGTKRSYRVTADALGRWAYHCHLLFHMEMGMFREVRVDE, encoded by the coding sequence ATGCATTCCAAAACCTCTAGACGGACATTCGTTAAAGGCCTGGCCGCCGGCGGCATCCTTGGTGGCCTTGGTCTGTGGCGCACTCCTGTATGGGCAGTGACCAGTCCCGGCCTGCCGAGCGTCCTCACCGGCAACGAATTTGATCTGTTTATTGGTGAAACGCCGGTAAACATCACTGGCTCGCCGCGCACAGCCATGACCATCAATGGCTCGTTGCCGGGGCCTTTGCTGCGTTGGCGCGAAGGGGAGACGGTCACTCTGCGCGTGAAGAACCGTCTGGATCAAGACACCTCCATCCACTGGCACGGCATTATTTTGCCTGCCAACATGGATGGCGTACCGGGTTTGAGCTTCCACGGCATCGCGCCCGACGGCATGTACGAATACAAGTTCAAGGTGCATCAAAACGGCACGTACTGGTACCACAGCCATTCTGGGTTGCAAGAGCAGGCAGGTGTTTACGGGCCAATAGTCATCGATTCGAAAGAGCCTGAGCCGTTTCAATACAATCGCGACTATGTGGTGATGCTGACTGACTGGACCGATGAGGATCCTGGGCGCGTCATGGCCAAACTCAAGAAACAATCGGACTACTACAACCACCACAAACGTACCGTGGGCGACTTCATCGACGACGTCAGCAAGCAAGGTTGGTCTGCTGCCGTCGCCGACCGGAAAATGTGGGCCGAAATGAAAATGAACCCAACTGATCTGGCAGACGTCAGCGAGGATACTTACACCTACCTCATGAATGGCCAAGCGCCGAACGGCAACTGGACCGGTATTTTTAAGCCTGGCGAGAAGCTACGCCTGCGCTTTATCAATGGCTCAGCGATGAGCTATTTCGATGTTCGCATTCCTGGTTTGAAAATGACCGTGGTGGCGGCCGACGGCCAATATGTCCAACCAGTCAGTGTCGATGAATTCCGAATCGCCGTGGCAGAAACCTATGATGTGATTGTTGAGCCTGCCACCGAGGAGGCTTACACAATCTTTGCCCAGTCCATGGATAGAACCGGCTATGCGCGGGGGACCTTGGCAGTTCGTGAAGGACTGAAAGCACCGGTACCGGCGATCGATCCGCGTCCGCTGTTGACCATGGATGACATGGGCATGGGCGGTATGGCTGGCATGGACCATGGCAGCATGGCTGGCATGGGCGGCGGCGATATGAAACAGGGTGACATGTCAGGTATGGCTGGCATGGATCACAGCAAGATGCAGGGAATGGACCAAGGTGACATGACCGGGATGACCGGCATGGGCAGTGGTGACATGACCAACATGGCCGGCATGGACCATAGCAAGATGGCAGGTATGGACAAAGGTGACATGTCCAACATGGCCGGCATGGACCACAGCAAGATGGCGGGGATGGACAAAGGCGACATGTCCGACATGGCCGGCATGGACCACAGCCAGATGGCAGGGATGGGCGGTATGGGAGGCGAGATGCAATCTCACCCAGCGTCCGAAACCAACAACCCGTTGGTTGACATGCAGGCCATGAACCCAACGCCAAAACTGAACGATCCAGGTATCGGTTTGCGGAACAACGGTCGACGGGTGCTCACTTACTCAGATCTGAAGAGCACTTTCCAGGACCCTGATGGCCGAGAGCCCAATCGCACCATTGAGCTGCATCTGACCGGTCACATGGAAAAGTTTTCCTGGTCCTTCAACGGCATCAAATTTTCTGATGCTGAGCCCCTTCGTCTCAAGTACGGGGAGCGTCTTCGCATCACCTTGGTAAACGACACCATGATGACGCACCCCATCCACCTTCATGGAATGTGGAGCGACCTTGAAGATGAAAACGGCAAGTTCATGGTACGTAAGCACACAATCGACATGCCACCGGGTACCAAGCGCAGCTATCGAGTAACCGCCGATGCTTTAGGTCGCTGGGCCTATCACTGCCACCTGCTTTTCCATATGGAAATGGGCATGTTCCGTGAAGTACGGGTTGATGAGTAA
- the flgB gene encoding flagellar basal body rod protein FlgB: MSINFEKALGSAERALVYRGQRAEILSNNIANADTPNFKAQDLDFSTVLASQTKEPATTAFSLKTTNAKHFLKKESAVAIYGRDLLYSTPAQPALDQNTVDQQVEVAKYTENAIRFDAAFTRLNGAFKGLLKALRGD, translated from the coding sequence GTGAGTATTAATTTTGAGAAAGCATTAGGCTCCGCAGAAAGAGCGTTAGTTTATCGTGGCCAAAGAGCTGAGATCTTAAGTAACAATATCGCGAACGCTGACACTCCGAACTTCAAAGCCCAAGACTTGGATTTTTCTACTGTGCTCGCCAGCCAAACCAAAGAACCTGCTACCACTGCGTTTTCTTTGAAAACAACAAACGCAAAGCATTTTCTTAAGAAAGAATCGGCGGTGGCTATATACGGGCGCGACTTGCTTTACAGCACGCCGGCTCAGCCTGCCTTGGACCAAAATACTGTCGATCAGCAGGTCGAGGTCGCGAAATACACGGAAAACGCGATACGTTTCGATGCCGCTTTTACTCGGCTAAATGGAGCATTCAAGGGTTTGCTCAAAGCTCTGCGCGGTGACTAG
- a CDS encoding heavy metal translocating P-type ATPase has translation MPTTSGHHDHNHTHAASRDDADLHDPVCGMAVTSSSKFAETYQGQTYRFCSLKCQEKFRADPERYSGHVVRNESGSTTPESAVQTGTEFTCPMHPEIRQTGPGNCPKCGMALEPVMPALDEEENPELRDFNRRFWWSLPLTVVVTVLAMAGHSLQLLHGSAQNWIEFALATPVTLWAGWPFFVRGLASVKNRSPNMWTLIGLGTAAAYLYSVIATLFPQSFPSNFMQDGRIGVYFEAAAVIISLTLLGQILELKARSQTSAAIKSLLGLSPKTARRINADGQEEDIPLTHVHLGDHLRVRPGEKVPVDGSVLEGESAVDESMLTGEPVPVMKKAGDSLIGATLNTHGSLVMEAQKVGAETMLSQIVQMVARAQRSKAPMQRMADSIAGYFVMGVIAIAIMTFIGWGLFGPEPSWVFGLINAVAVLIIACPCALGLATPMSIMVSTGKAASMGVLFRDASAIESLCRIDTLIVDKTGTLTEGRPVFHSVEATPTFNPDDVLHLAASLDQGSEHPLAHAIVDHARAENIKLTKPESFESDSGIGVSGVVDGKKLQLGNTALMEAAGVSTNSLQERAEVLRLDGISIIYLAVDGALAGLLAVSDPIKPTSKEAVTKLKAHNVKIIMATGDGLTTARAVAREMGIEEVHGEVKPQDKERLVADLQQHGRKVAMAGDGINDAPALARADVGIAMGTGTDVAMNSAQLTLVKGDLMGILRARALSVATVKNMRQNLGFAFLYNSMGIPLAAGLLYPLTGHLLSPMIAAIAMSVSSASVVFNALRLRNTRVD, from the coding sequence ATGCCTACCACCTCTGGCCATCACGACCATAATCACACCCATGCTGCTTCCCGGGATGATGCTGATCTACATGACCCGGTGTGTGGAATGGCAGTCACTTCGTCGAGTAAATTTGCTGAGACTTACCAAGGACAGACGTATCGGTTCTGTAGCCTGAAATGTCAGGAGAAGTTTCGAGCGGACCCTGAGCGCTACAGTGGCCACGTGGTGCGCAACGAGTCAGGCAGCACAACGCCGGAGTCTGCGGTACAAACGGGCACTGAATTTACGTGCCCGATGCATCCTGAAATACGGCAGACCGGCCCCGGTAACTGTCCTAAATGTGGCATGGCACTAGAGCCTGTCATGCCGGCGCTTGATGAAGAAGAAAATCCTGAACTCCGGGATTTCAATCGCCGCTTCTGGTGGTCGCTGCCCTTAACCGTGGTCGTAACCGTGCTCGCGATGGCGGGTCACTCGTTACAACTTCTTCATGGTTCGGCTCAAAACTGGATCGAGTTCGCTCTGGCGACACCCGTGACCTTATGGGCAGGATGGCCTTTTTTTGTAAGGGGACTGGCCTCGGTTAAAAATCGCAGTCCCAACATGTGGACTCTGATTGGGTTGGGCACCGCCGCAGCTTATCTGTACAGCGTCATAGCAACGCTCTTCCCCCAAAGTTTTCCCTCCAATTTCATGCAAGATGGACGTATCGGCGTTTACTTCGAAGCGGCAGCGGTCATCATCTCGCTCACGTTGCTTGGCCAGATCCTTGAGCTCAAAGCCCGATCACAAACTTCCGCCGCCATTAAGTCTCTTCTCGGCCTTTCGCCCAAAACTGCACGCCGGATCAATGCCGATGGCCAGGAGGAAGACATTCCTCTCACACATGTGCACCTGGGAGACCACTTACGGGTCAGACCGGGTGAAAAGGTGCCAGTTGATGGTTCGGTACTTGAGGGTGAAAGTGCGGTGGATGAGTCGATGCTCACTGGCGAGCCAGTCCCGGTAATGAAGAAAGCTGGAGATAGCCTGATCGGCGCCACGCTGAATACGCATGGGAGCCTGGTGATGGAGGCCCAGAAGGTCGGTGCCGAAACCATGCTGTCCCAGATCGTACAGATGGTCGCGAGAGCTCAGCGTTCCAAGGCGCCGATGCAACGAATGGCCGACTCGATTGCCGGCTACTTCGTGATGGGTGTTATCGCGATTGCGATAATGACATTTATCGGTTGGGGGCTTTTCGGCCCTGAGCCCAGTTGGGTGTTTGGTCTAATCAACGCTGTCGCCGTGCTGATCATCGCTTGTCCCTGTGCGTTGGGACTTGCTACGCCTATGTCGATCATGGTGTCGACAGGTAAAGCAGCCAGCATGGGTGTTTTGTTCAGAGATGCCAGTGCAATTGAAAGCCTTTGCAGAATCGACACGCTGATTGTCGACAAGACAGGCACCCTGACAGAGGGACGGCCCGTGTTTCACAGCGTGGAGGCCACTCCCACCTTCAATCCCGACGACGTCCTTCACCTGGCTGCCAGCCTTGATCAGGGCAGTGAGCATCCTTTAGCACATGCGATCGTCGATCACGCCCGAGCCGAGAACATAAAGCTCACCAAGCCCGAATCCTTTGAGTCGGATTCGGGTATCGGCGTCAGTGGCGTTGTCGATGGCAAGAAGCTCCAGCTGGGGAACACAGCGTTGATGGAAGCCGCAGGCGTGAGCACCAACTCCCTACAAGAGCGCGCTGAGGTGTTGCGACTTGACGGCATCAGTATTATCTACCTCGCCGTCGACGGCGCATTGGCAGGTTTGTTGGCCGTATCAGATCCGATCAAGCCAACCTCAAAAGAGGCCGTCACCAAGCTTAAGGCTCACAACGTGAAAATCATCATGGCTACTGGGGACGGGCTTACTACCGCTCGGGCTGTCGCCAGGGAGATGGGGATTGAAGAGGTCCACGGTGAAGTCAAACCCCAAGACAAGGAACGTCTGGTGGCAGACCTACAGCAACACGGGCGAAAAGTGGCCATGGCAGGTGACGGTATCAACGATGCTCCGGCCCTGGCGCGAGCAGATGTGGGGATAGCCATGGGAACGGGGACTGACGTGGCGATGAATAGCGCGCAACTCACGCTGGTCAAAGGTGACCTGATGGGGATCTTACGAGCACGAGCTCTTTCGGTCGCCACAGTTAAAAACATGCGCCAGAATTTGGGCTTTGCTTTTCTCTACAACTCAATGGGTATACCTCTTGCCGCTGGTTTGCTCTATCCATTGACGGGGCACCTCCTGTCGCCAATGATCGCTGCCATAGCCATGAGCGTCAGTTCCGCGTCGGTAGTTTTCAATGCATTGAGGCTGAGGAATACCCGAGTTGACTGA
- a CDS encoding cupredoxin domain-containing protein, with protein sequence MKTTLATPFIAAMTLFFAATAMANAGHGQDDIGQPGVASDVTRTVEVEMGDIFFKPKSIDVKPGETIRFVLRNEGSLLHEFNIGKAAAHAAHQKEMASMFKNGTLSPTGTGKMSGMSHGMGGMKMVAMEHDDPNSVLIEPGSTQELIWTFNDSAGLQFACNVPGHYQSGMVGEFDLK encoded by the coding sequence ATGAAAACTACGCTCGCTACCCCGTTCATCGCAGCAATGACCCTTTTTTTCGCTGCTACGGCTATGGCTAATGCTGGGCATGGACAAGACGACATAGGCCAGCCTGGTGTGGCCTCTGACGTTACCCGCACTGTAGAGGTCGAGATGGGCGACATTTTTTTCAAGCCTAAAAGCATCGACGTAAAACCTGGTGAAACAATCCGCTTTGTCCTTCGCAACGAGGGTTCGCTGCTGCATGAGTTCAACATCGGCAAAGCCGCTGCTCATGCAGCACACCAGAAAGAAATGGCAAGCATGTTCAAGAACGGAACATTAAGCCCTACCGGTACCGGGAAGATGAGCGGCATGAGCCACGGCATGGGCGGAATGAAGATGGTCGCAATGGAGCATGACGACCCTAACAGTGTCCTGATTGAGCCTGGCTCAACCCAAGAGCTGATCTGGACCTTCAACGACAGTGCAGGGCTTCAGTTTGCCTGCAACGTGCCGGGGCATTACCAATCGGGAATGGTCGGCGAATTTGATCTGAAATAA
- a CDS encoding metal/formaldehyde-sensitive transcriptional repressor translates to MGHIASHKDDLLKRVKRIAGQIQAVERALESDFDCAKTLHLVAATRGAINGLMEEIIEDHARAHVANPALSEEERNKGVEELLEAIRRYSK, encoded by the coding sequence GTGGGTCATATCGCATCACACAAAGACGATCTTCTTAAACGTGTAAAACGTATTGCCGGGCAAATTCAAGCTGTTGAACGAGCATTGGAATCGGACTTCGACTGCGCCAAGACACTACATCTTGTTGCGGCCACTCGGGGTGCCATCAACGGGCTGATGGAGGAGATCATCGAGGATCACGCACGAGCACATGTCGCGAACCCCGCGCTCAGCGAAGAAGAGCGTAACAAGGGCGTCGAAGAGCTTCTTGAAGCTATCCGCCGGTACTCCAAGTGA
- a CDS encoding heavy-metal-associated domain-containing protein yields MVVLDVSGIGCGSCVGKITRAIQALDDNATVSVDRSTGKVSVESSENAEQLRKAVEAVGFPSKISH; encoded by the coding sequence ATGGTCGTCTTAGATGTATCAGGCATTGGTTGCGGCAGCTGCGTCGGCAAAATCACCAGAGCGATCCAGGCACTGGACGACAACGCTACGGTCTCCGTCGATCGATCAACCGGTAAGGTGAGTGTTGAAAGTAGCGAAAACGCTGAACAGCTCCGTAAAGCTGTGGAGGCTGTTGGTTTTCCTTCCAAGATCAGCCATTGA
- a CDS encoding copper resistance protein B has translation MTMKTRRRIEIMTKNFLRPTLMVLAVSTSPVFFAVAHAAEEMDHSKMNHGSMGAMDHSNMGAMDHSKMKMDDGQMTGMESMDEGTTTTSRTPVPVLTDADRAAAFPDVAGHGVHDKTINSFMLLDKFEYQDADNGSALAWDAKGWIGGDIDRLWLRSEGERTNGVTESAELSALWGHSIGPWWDVVTGVRQDFKPGSPQTWAALGIQGMALYNFEAEATAYIGENGQSAARLEGDYDILLTNRLILQPTAEVNFYGKNDPQRGIGSGLANTEVGLRLRYEIVRQFAPYIGVSWSRSYGNTADFAREEGEDASEARFVAGIRMWF, from the coding sequence ATGACCATGAAAACAAGAAGGCGGATTGAGATCATGACCAAGAATTTTTTACGCCCAACGTTGATGGTATTGGCAGTTTCTACGAGTCCTGTCTTCTTTGCCGTGGCTCACGCCGCTGAAGAGATGGATCACTCGAAGATGAACCATGGCTCCATGGGAGCGATGGACCATAGCAACATGGGGGCTATGGACCACAGCAAGATGAAAATGGACGACGGTCAAATGACCGGCATGGAAAGTATGGATGAAGGGACGACGACAACCAGTCGAACCCCTGTCCCCGTACTTACCGATGCTGACCGTGCAGCCGCCTTTCCAGATGTCGCTGGTCATGGTGTCCACGACAAAACAATCAACTCTTTCATGCTGCTGGATAAGTTTGAATACCAGGATGCTGACAACGGTAGTGCGTTGGCTTGGGATGCGAAAGGATGGATCGGCGGTGACATTGATCGACTGTGGTTGCGCTCGGAAGGCGAACGTACCAATGGCGTGACGGAAAGTGCTGAATTATCCGCGCTCTGGGGGCACTCCATCGGACCGTGGTGGGACGTCGTCACCGGTGTACGACAGGATTTCAAACCAGGGTCTCCTCAAACCTGGGCCGCACTCGGCATTCAGGGCATGGCCCTCTACAACTTCGAGGCCGAAGCGACTGCCTACATCGGTGAGAACGGTCAATCGGCTGCTCGACTGGAAGGCGATTACGACATTCTGCTGACGAATCGATTGATCTTGCAGCCGACGGCCGAGGTCAATTTTTATGGGAAGAATGACCCTCAGCGCGGCATCGGGTCCGGATTAGCCAACACCGAAGTGGGGCTCCGATTGCGTTATGAGATTGTCCGCCAATTTGCCCCTTATATCGGGGTGAGTTGGAGCCGTTCCTATGGCAATACGGCAGACTTTGCACGTGAGGAAGGTGAAGATGCCAGCGAGGCACGCTTTGTCGCCGGTATCCGGATGTGGTTCTGA
- a CDS encoding co-regulatory protein PtrA N-terminal domain-containing protein produces MNTIKTLFVVAALTVSTLAMAEGGGDRTFARMEVARTNSMESYQVAQTQSAQPPVAESKAKAMDHKNC; encoded by the coding sequence ATGAACACCATCAAAACCTTGTTCGTCGTCGCAGCGCTGACTGTTTCCACTCTGGCCATGGCTGAAGGCGGTGGTGACCGGACTTTCGCACGTATGGAAGTGGCCAGGACGAATTCGATGGAATCGTACCAGGTAGCTCAAACGCAGAGCGCTCAACCGCCTGTCGCTGAAAGCAAAGCCAAAGCGATGGACCATAAAAACTGCTGA
- a CDS encoding co-regulatory protein PtrA N-terminal domain-containing protein: protein MNHLKMLFFVSSILVSASVWAESGGDRVIERMEGLRDKAEATLMKAEQAPEGERHVHMAEHMKMLGDIMSQLHNDHPDASMSPQQHLAWMEKHDKIVDDVLRQMQREHKLMLSENHQ, encoded by the coding sequence ATGAACCACCTGAAAATGCTGTTTTTTGTAAGCTCGATACTGGTCTCGGCTTCTGTGTGGGCTGAAAGCGGCGGAGATCGTGTGATTGAGCGTATGGAAGGTTTGCGCGACAAGGCCGAGGCCACGTTGATGAAAGCTGAACAAGCCCCTGAAGGAGAGCGTCACGTCCACATGGCAGAACACATGAAGATGCTTGGCGACATCATGAGCCAGCTCCACAACGATCACCCAGATGCCTCAATGTCACCCCAACAGCATCTAGCCTGGATGGAGAAGCACGACAAAATTGTTGACGACGTTTTGCGCCAGATGCAGCGCGAGCACAAATTGATGCTTTCAGAAAACCATCAATAA
- a CDS encoding DUF1289 domain-containing protein, with product MAKEIENPCISVCQLSGDLCVSCGRNKEDIRKWKRMKRPEKMAAVQRANARLKGLKKAHGSPFPPS from the coding sequence ATGGCAAAAGAAATCGAGAATCCTTGTATCTCGGTTTGCCAACTCAGTGGTGATCTGTGTGTGAGCTGCGGGCGGAATAAGGAAGACATCAGAAAGTGGAAGCGCATGAAGCGGCCCGAAAAAATGGCCGCTGTGCAAAGGGCGAATGCGCGCTTAAAGGGATTGAAGAAAGCACATGGATCGCCATTCCCCCCGAGTTAA
- the dmeF gene encoding CDF family Co(II)/Ni(II) efflux transporter DmeF, whose protein sequence is MSRTDIDYTHDHVFLGSAHDENAKRTLWVVALTVVMMIGEITAGYITGSMALLADGFHMATHAGALGIAAAAYGYAKRHATSQRYSFGTGKVGDLGGFASALILGMISLGIGVESFMRLLQPTPVQFGTATLIAVVGLLVNIVSALLLGHGHGHGHGHGHGHGHGHGHDHDHPHAHNGNDNNLRSAYVHVVADALTSILAIAALLAGRYLGWVWLDPVMGIVGAIVIARWAWTLMGVTAGVLLDQTDAHVAEEIRELVEKPGGATITDLHVWRVGPQACAAIVSVLGEATVNAESIRERLKTVHEVSHLTVEFRQT, encoded by the coding sequence ATGAGCAGGACCGACATCGATTACACACACGACCACGTGTTTCTAGGCTCAGCGCACGATGAGAATGCCAAGCGTACGCTTTGGGTTGTAGCACTCACGGTGGTAATGATGATCGGGGAGATCACCGCCGGCTATATCACGGGTTCGATGGCGTTACTGGCCGATGGCTTCCACATGGCAACCCATGCCGGCGCATTGGGCATCGCGGCGGCCGCTTACGGATACGCAAAACGCCACGCTACCAGCCAGCGCTACAGTTTCGGTACAGGAAAGGTTGGAGACTTGGGCGGGTTCGCCTCGGCGCTGATTCTTGGCATGATTTCGTTGGGCATTGGCGTTGAATCGTTCATGCGTTTGTTGCAGCCAACACCGGTTCAGTTTGGCACCGCGACCCTCATCGCCGTTGTCGGTTTGCTCGTCAACATTGTCAGTGCCCTGCTGCTGGGTCATGGGCATGGGCATGGGCATGGGCATGGGCATGGGCATGGACATGGACATGGGCACGACCACGATCACCCTCATGCCCACAACGGAAACGACAACAACTTGAGGTCCGCCTATGTCCACGTCGTTGCAGACGCGCTGACGTCGATTCTGGCCATCGCTGCCTTGCTTGCCGGTCGATATCTGGGTTGGGTGTGGCTCGACCCGGTCATGGGTATCGTCGGCGCTATCGTTATCGCGCGTTGGGCCTGGACCTTGATGGGGGTAACTGCGGGCGTGTTGCTCGATCAGACCGACGCGCACGTTGCCGAGGAAATCCGCGAACTCGTTGAGAAACCTGGTGGCGCTACCATTACAGACTTGCACGTTTGGAGGGTGGGACCTCAAGCGTGCGCGGCGATCGTCAGCGTTCTAGGTGAAGCCACTGTGAACGCCGAGAGCATTCGTGAGCGTCTCAAAACAGTTCACGAAGTCAGCCACCTGACCGTCGAGTTCCGGCAGACATGA